In Terriglobales bacterium, the genomic window TGAGATGTTTTCGGACGTTTCACCACTTAGCGAAACCTCCACACCTCCGAAACTTATTTCCGTGCCAGTCTCGCCAGCACCGCCAGCTCCTTCAAATACTGTCGAATCGGCCGAGCCGGCGTTCCCCAAAACAGAATTCCCTTGCCGCGAATCACCTTTCCGCTGGGCACGCCGCACTGCGCGCCAAGGACTGCCCCGCTCTCGATGGTGACATGATCCGCAATCCCCACTTGCCCGGCAATCACTACGCCGTCCTCGATTACGGTGCTGCCGGATATTCCGGTCTGGGCGGCAATCACCACGTCCTCGCCGATGCGCACGTTGTGCCCGACGTGCACCATGTTGTCCAGCTTCGCTCCCCGTCCGATCAGGGTGGCGTCCAACGCGCCGCGGTCGACGGTGCAGTTGGCGCCGATCTCGACGTCGTCGCCGATCTCCAGCCGCCCAATCTGAGGAAACTTCGTGTAGCGCCCCCCCGATTCGTCGCGCACAAAACCGAAACCATCGCTGCCCAGCACCGTCCCGGCATGCACAATCACGCGGTCTCCTACCGTGGTGCCCGGATACATGGTGACATTTGCTTTGATGTCGCAGCTTCTTCCGATGCGGACACCATCGCCCAGGAATACGCTCGCGCCAATAGCACAATGGTCGCCGATATTGACATTCTCCGAAATGACAGCATACGGGCCGACTGCCAAGGCCTTCCCCAAAAGCGCGCTCGCGGAGACCACGGCGGTTGGGTGGATACCAACCTCCACCTGTTGTTGCGGGCTTAACATCTCCGACGCCTTGGCAAACGCCAGCCGAGGCTGCTTCGCGATTATGAGCGGCTTGCTGTGGTGAACCTCATCGGACACAAAATCACCCGCAATCACGGCCCCCGCTCTCGATGCCAGTGCCGCCGCCAGACGCTTCCCGCTCTCCACGAAAACTAAATCTCGCTCGGTTGCCGACACAATGGATGCGAGTCCACTGACCTCAGTGTCGTTGCCCACTAATCGTCCGCCGACATGTTTTGCGACTTCGCTGAGCTTCATGTCCGAAACCAAAGCGACTCACACAATCCATTCAACCTTCAATCGCCAGTGTCCTCGATCAATAAAGAGGCTTTCCACCTTCCGGCCGTGTCTTCCACCTGCGATGAACCCACAGCCACTGCTCCGGATACTTGCGCACGTACTCCTCGATCACGCTGGTGAAGCGCTGCGTCGCCTGAATGACATCGCGTTCGTCATCCCCAGTACGCTCCAGCACCACGCGCGGCGCAAAGGTGATGCGGTATTTCCGCCGCGTATCGTCCCAAATGGTGAACGCAGGCACCACGGAGGCATCGGTCCGCAATGCCACCCTGGCGATGCCGCTGGCGGTGCACGCCGGTATGCCAAGAAAATCAACGAACACGCCCGCCGGCGGGGTCATGTTCTGGTCCATGAGCAGGCCGACAGTTTCGCCGTCACGCATTGCCGAAATCAAACCGCGCGCGAAATCCTGCTTATCGAAGGTGGAATTGCCGTGCAGGGTGCGATAGCGCTCCACCATGCGATCGAGGTAAGGATTGTCAAGCGCGCGCACGACGATCCGCAGCGTGTGCCCGTGGATGGAATGCACGAAGGACCCGATCTCCCATCCTCCCAGGTGCGCGGTGAGAAACAGCACACCCTTGCCGCGACGCCGCGCCTCATCGAAATTCTCAAAGCCCTCGTACACCGCGACCTGGGAGACGTTCTCGCGCGTGTAGCTTGGAAACCGGCAAAATTCCGCCAGTTGCCGTCCCAGCGACACAAACACGCCGCGCACAATCTTCCTGCGCTGTGCCGCCGGCATCTCCGGATACACGATCTCGAGGTTGCGCAGTCCGACCCTTCGCAGCCGGCCATGCAGGTGGTAGACCGCGCCTGCCAACAATATCGCCACGGCGCGCGCCATCGGACGCGGCAAGGTGCCCAGCAGCTTCACCACCGGCCAGAGCAGCGCATACTCTATACGATGACGCATTCGGCAGGATGCACCGGACGCTAGCACCCGACCCCGACGCTGTCAAACCGGTCTTGGGCGCCGCCCATGACCGCCCGCTGACAAACAGAAGCCGGCAATGGACAAGTGATCTCGTAACCTTTGCGCCAAGTGACTATCATTTCCTTAGAGGATCGAAATGGTCAAAATTCGCCGCTCCTGTTTTCTTGTCGCCGTAGCCGCCGCCGCCCTCGTCTCCTGCCGCGCCAGCGCTCCCGGCAGTGCCGAAGCCCGCTTGGTCGCGGAAGTAAAAAGAGAGACCATCGGCGGTAGGAACATGGCCAACCCGCTGCCCGACACTGCAGAAACCCAGAAGACCGGCGCCGAGCACTTCCAGCATCACTGCCAGATCTGTCATGGACTCGACGGCCACAACACCGGCGTGCCTTTTGCGGCGCAGATGTCACCCCCGGTGGCGGATCTCGGCGACAAGAGCGTTCAGTCCTACAGTGACGGGCAATTGAAGTGGATCATTCAGAATGGCATTCGTTTTACAGGCATGCCAGGCTGGAACGGAATCCTCGAGGACAATGAGCAGTGGGCCATTATCCATTACATACGCCACCTGCCCACGAAGGGCGCACTCGGCCCGCCGCCGGTATTCAGCGAGGCCGAGGAGCAGCACCACCACGCCGAGGAGGGTGCCAGGTCGGGACAGGAGCACGAACACTCGCGAGAGCAGCCGCACTCCCAGCCTGAGCACAAACACTGACAACGCCGAGTAATTGAGTTGTGGGCAAACTTCGCCCATCACTCACAACGCAAGACTCACGACGCTATTGTTTTTCCGGATCTTTATCCGATGCCGTGGTTGGCGGCTTCGGCGTCTGCGCCATCACGGGCGCGTATCGCCGCAGGGTTTCCAGGAACGGACTGGCATCGGCCGGCGCTTCGTGGCCGCCGGTCAGCAGCGCCCGGTATGACACCATGCGACCGTAGAAGGCGCGCGTGTCATCACGGTCCTGCTTCATCACCGCTCCATTGAGGGAAACGCCGGCGAACACGCCGCGCGCCCGGGAATAGGTCAGCACCTGGGCACGCATCTTCCAGTCGGTGGCGCCTTCGGCATGA contains:
- the lpxD gene encoding UDP-3-O-(3-hydroxymyristoyl)glucosamine N-acyltransferase, coding for MKLSEVAKHVGGRLVGNDTEVSGLASIVSATERDLVFVESGKRLAAALASRAGAVIAGDFVSDEVHHSKPLIIAKQPRLAFAKASEMLSPQQQVEVGIHPTAVVSASALLGKALAVGPYAVISENVNIGDHCAIGASVFLGDGVRIGRSCDIKANVTMYPGTTVGDRVIVHAGTVLGSDGFGFVRDESGGRYTKFPQIGRLEIGDDVEIGANCTVDRGALDATLIGRGAKLDNMVHVGHNVRIGEDVVIAAQTGISGSTVIEDGVVIAGQVGIADHVTIESGAVLGAQCGVPSGKVIRGKGILFWGTPARPIRQYLKELAVLARLARK
- a CDS encoding lysophospholipid acyltransferase family protein; its protein translation is MRHRIEYALLWPVVKLLGTLPRPMARAVAILLAGAVYHLHGRLRRVGLRNLEIVYPEMPAAQRRKIVRGVFVSLGRQLAEFCRFPSYTRENVSQVAVYEGFENFDEARRRGKGVLFLTAHLGGWEIGSFVHSIHGHTLRIVVRALDNPYLDRMVERYRTLHGNSTFDKQDFARGLISAMRDGETVGLLMDQNMTPPAGVFVDFLGIPACTASGIARVALRTDASVVPAFTIWDDTRRKYRITFAPRVVLERTGDDERDVIQATQRFTSVIEEYVRKYPEQWLWVHRRWKTRPEGGKPLY
- a CDS encoding cytochrome c, producing MVKIRRSCFLVAVAAAALVSCRASAPGSAEARLVAEVKRETIGGRNMANPLPDTAETQKTGAEHFQHHCQICHGLDGHNTGVPFAAQMSPPVADLGDKSVQSYSDGQLKWIIQNGIRFTGMPGWNGILEDNEQWAIIHYIRHLPTKGALGPPPVFSEAEEQHHHAEEGARSGQEHEHSREQPHSQPEHKH